A genomic window from Leishmania major strain Friedlin complete genome, chromosome 16 includes:
- a CDS encoding putative DNA polymerase I alpha catalytic subunit, producing the protein MPGGNDGASWRPSRKPNAPNFDETQEDQWRSLREEMFQSDEDENIPESGDLAIPQFPSAKKAAKKLRKPSSGAKPTPKPKQQTLAQSMTDMDMERLLKRYRIDEDVDVAEDIGVSHLLQLQSDSDDGGDAQEATLTADEFLARLTRAEAAPAASIAQEKHESEENTTVVALKEESFNFERDRSAKPLRPRPNPRAGDGAGYQNEETPKQAIELAATLAPQTDAAQFVSPAVPYKSEEMTEGLFYWFDAREQPHTLSVDPGSLFLFGKVAVEKNGRTSYLSCCVRVRNMYRSVFVLPKAGSSQQDVVKEINDICRNQGIEQRRIKFVERYYAFEVPGVPHEKTQWAKLRYPGRYPPLNAKGPFRHILIIMGASSSLLELFLIKRKLKGPSFLRISGLVASPNRISHCALEFSVESPKNLRAEDTKLPVPPFTLASIQIHTQLDSKGACNEILIASVAIYKDVNIESTIRHIPDSILTGVRPASMNTPLPIDLESYCSAKGLPGVRRFANERALLDWFAQQLGKIDADMMIGHNFLGFTLDILLRRYQELNISSWSTIGRLDLKRLPRFQGTATNVNQEKETCIGRLVVDSYSLSREHYKTVNYRLLSLADQMQLQGITKGSNNFEPGTSVLTPAMLSASRDIYDVLLQVCNCAVLSTAVVSHLDVIRLTKRLTTIAGNLWSRTLFGARSERIEYLLLHTFHDLKFITPDRYVQDFKRGHDDEEEDGKRKAKYQGGMVLDPKCGLYSDYILLLDFNSLYPSLIQEFNICFTTVDRENRSEIDVPPPENLICASCAAAGLSAPCLHKCVLPKVIKSLVDSRREVKRLMKTEKDANNLALLEIRQKALKLTANSMYGCLGFEYSRFHAQPLAELVTRQGRLALQSTVDLIPQLNPSLRVIYGDTDSVMIQTGIKNDIKAVRDLGLELKAKINKRYQSLEIDIDGVFRAILLLKKKKYAALTVTDWQGEGKTYKKEVKGLDMVRRDWCPLSKSVCDSVLSRVLNAEGSEDILDYVMNYMRDVAEQVRAGRYTLDNFVISKSLTKEPEAYRGNSFPHATVALRMKQRKELVRVGDLIPYVICTGDRLSDKAFHVEEVRQNSQLRIDSEWYLSVQIYPPVMRLCEHIQGFSNAQLSEAMGIACHTGAKLEEEEAETMNDFSHSSLFQSRNLEECFPAAVPLQVACTHCRLMTPINPHTRVMEVLADQKSQRDRFDLYVCVSCRKSLPVDYVANCFTQTCYGIIRQFYQCGGSAAAVKAVRTQFTYYRALFDVPHAPGCPARVKDAHYYQARRCLGVDRRLYTLAEAADPAVQEVADPVDPLNAAVETIYKRIDHLFINLDSLFAGI; encoded by the coding sequence ATGCCGGGCGGCAATGATGGAGCATCGTGGCGGCCGTCCCGCAAGCCCAATGCTCCCAACTTTGACGAGACACAGGAGGATCAGTGGAGGTCGTTGAGGGAAGAGATGTTTCAGTCGGATGAGGACGAGAATATCCCAGAGTCCGGCGACCTTGCCATTCCACAGTTCCCCTCAGCGAAGAAAGCAGCGAAAAAGCTGAGAAAGCCCTCATCGGGTGCAAAACCGACCCCAAAGCCGAAGCAGCAGACTCTTGCCCAGTCGATGACCGACATGGACATGGAGCGCTTGTTGAAGCGGTACCGCATTGACGAGGATGTCGATGTCGCAGAGGATATCGGCGTGtcgcacctgctgcagctccagaGTGATTccgacgatggcggcgatgcgcaAGAGGCTACTCTGACCGCCGACGAGTTCCTAGCGAGGCTGACGAgggcagaggcagcgccggcagcgagcaTCGCCCAGGAAAAGCACGAGAGCGAAGAGAACACGACTGTGGTTGCACTGAAAGAGGAGTCGTTTAATTTTGAACGAGACCGAAGTGCAAAGCCGCTTCGCCCAAGGCCAAACCCAAGAgcaggcgatggcgccggcTACCAAAATGAGGAAACGCCAAAGCAAGCCATTGAGCTTGCCGCAACGTTGGCACCACAGACGGACGCTGCGCAGTTCGTGTCGCCAGCAGTGCCATACAAGTCGGAGGAAATGACTGAAGGCCTTTTTTACTGGTTCGACGCTCGTGAGCAACCGCACACGCTTTCTGTCGACCCTGGATCACTGTTTCTCTTTGGaaaggtggcggtggagaagAACGGGCGCACCTCCTACCTATcgtgctgcgtgcgtgtgcgcaacATGTACCGCAGCGTTTTTGTTCTACCGAAAGCGGGCTCCTCGCAGCAGGATGTCGTGAAGGAAATCAACGACATCTGCCGCAACCAGGGAAtagagcagcggcgcataAAATTTGTGGAGCGCTACTACGCTTTTGAGGTGCCAGGTGTACCCCACGAAAAGACGCAATGGGCCAAACTGCGATATCCTGGCCGCTACCCACCACTGAATGCGAAGGGACCGTTTCGCCATATTCTGATCATCATGGGCGCTTCCTCGTCCCTACTGGAGCTATTTTTGATCAAGCGAAAGTTGAAAGGCCCCAGCTTTCTGCGCATCAGCGGTCTTGTCGCGTCGCCGAATCGCATTTCGCACTGCGCTCTTGAGTTTAGTGTCGAGTCCCCCAAGAACCTTCGCGCAGAGGACACAAAGCTGCCGGTTCCACCGTTTACGCTTGCAAGCATTCAGATACATACCCAGCTCGACAGCAAAGGCGCCTGCAACGAGATTCTCATCGCATCAGTTGCCATCTACAAAGACGTCAACATCGAGAGCACGATCCGCCACATTCCTGACAGTATTCTAACTGGCGTGCGCCCTGCCTCAATGAACACCCCTCTGCCGATCGACCTGGAAAGCTACTGCAGCGCCAAAGGTCTACCCGGCGTGCGCCGCTTTGCCAACGAGCGCGCACTGCTCGACTGGTTCGCACAACAACTCGGCAAGATCGATGCAGACATGATGATTGGCCACAACTTTCTGGGTTTCACCCTGGATATACTTCTCCGCCGATACCAGGAGCTGAACATCTCGTCGTGGTCCACCATTGGCCGCCTGGACCTGAAACGACTTCCGCGCTTCCAGGGAACCGCGACTAACGTGAATCAGGAAAAAGAGACGTGCATCGGGCGCCTTGTTGTGGACTCCTACTCACTCTCGCGCGAGCACTACAAGACAGTGAATTACAGGCTGCTGTCGCTTGCAGACCAGATGCAGCTGCAGGGGATTACAAAGGGCAGCAACAACTTCGAGCCTGGCACCTCGGTGCTCACACCTGCGATGCTGTCGGCATCGCGCGACATCTacgatgtgctgctgcaggtgtgcAACTGCGCTGTGCTGTCCACAGCGGTCGTCTCACATCTCGATGTGATTCGACTGACCAAGCGCCTCACCACGATTGCAGGAAACCTGTGGAGCCGTACCCTCTTCGGTGCTCGCTCCGAGCGCATCGAGTATCTCCTGCTGCACACGTTCCACGACCTCAAGTTCATTACCCCTGATCGCTATGTGCAGGACTTCAAGCGGGgccacgacgacgaggaggaggatggcaaACGGAAGGCCAAGTACCAAGGCGGCATGGTGCTCGACCCCAAGTGCGGCCTTTACTCGGATTAcattctcctcctcgacTTCAACTCCCTGTACCCGTCGCTGATTCAGGAGTTCAACATTTGCTTCACCACCGTCGATCGTGAAAATCGGAGCGAGATCGATGTGCCACCACCGGAGAACCTCATCTGTGCctcgtgcgccgcagcaggccTCTCCGCTCCGTGCTTGCACAAGTGTGTGCTGCCGAAGGTGATCAAGAGTCTCGTAGACAGCCGTCGCGAGGTGAAGCGGTTGATGAAGACAGAGAAGGACGCTAACAacctggcgctgctggagatTCGCCAGAAGGCGCTGAAGCTAACGGCAAACAGCATGTACGGCTGCCTCGGCTTCGAGTACTCACGCTTTCACGCTCAGCCGCTCGCTGAGCTTGTCACGCGGCAAGGCCGTCTAGCTCTGCAGAGCACGGTAGACCTCATCCCCCAGCTGAACCCTTCCCTGCGCGTGATATACGGCGATACCGACTCCGTCATGATCCAGACAGGAATCAAGAACGACATCAAGGCTGTCAGGGACCTCGGACTGGAGCTGAAGGCAAAGATCAACAAGCGCTACCAGAGCCTCGAGATCGACATTGACGGCGTCTTTCGCGCTATTCTGCTGCTGAAGAAGAAAAAGTACGCCGCACTGACGGTGACGGACTGGCAGGGCGAGGGCAAGACATACAAGAAGGAGGTGAAGGGGCTCGATATGGTGCGGCGTGATTGGTGCCCGCTCTCAAAGAGTGTGTGTGACTCGGTGCTGAGTCGCGTGCTGAacgcggagggcagcgaggACATTCTGGACTACGTCATGAACTACATGCGGGATGTGGCGGAGCAGGTGCGGGCCGGGCGCTACACGCTCGACAACTTTGTCATCTCGAAGAGCTTGACAAAGGAGCCGGAGGCGTACCGTGGGAACAGCTTTCCTCACGCCACAGTTGCGCTGCGGATGAAACAGCGTAAGGAGCTGGTGCGCGTCGGTGACCTGATCCCGTACGTCATCTGCACCGGCGACCGGCTGAGCGACAAGGCGTTTCATGTGGAGGAAGTGCGGCAGAACAGCCAGTTGCGCATTGACTCGGAGTGGTATCTCTCCGTGCAGATCTATCCCCCCGTCATGCGCCTGTGCGAGCACATTCAGGGCTTCTCAAACGCGCAGCTAAGCGAGGCAATGGGGATCGCCTGCCACACCGGCGCCAAGCtggaggaagaagaggcggaAACGATGAACGACTTCTCGCACAGCTCCCTCTTTCAGAGTCGAAACTTAGAGGAGTGCTTCCCAGCAGCCGTGCCCCTGCAGGTGGCATGCACACATTGCCGCCTCATGACCCCAATCAatccgcacacgcgcgtgatggaggTGCTCGCTGACCAGAAAAGTCAACGAGACCGGTTCGACCTATACGTGTGCGTCAGCTGCCGCAAGTCGCTGCCGGTAGACTACGTCGCCAACTGCTTCACGCAGACGTGCTACGGCATTATCCGGCAGTTTTACcagtgcggcggcagcgcggctgccgtcaAGGCAGTTCGAACACAGTTCACGTACTACCGCGCACTGTTTGATGTGCCGCACGCGCCAGGCTGCCCGGCTCGGGTGAAGGATGCCCACTACTACcaagcgcgccgctgcctcggcgtGGATCGCCGGCTGTACACATtagcggaggcggcagatcCGGCGGTACAGGAGGTGGCCGACCCAGTCGACCCCCTCAACGCTGCTGTGGAGACTATCTACAAGCGCATCGACCACCTGTTCATCAACCTCGACTCCCTCTTCGCCGGCATCTAA
- a CDS encoding putative endoplasmic reticulum oxidoreductin, with amino-acid sequence MCRMNIEATIKCACSVLLVLFLVFTHEAPKTTAGPAVDFDNPVKPLIVLDTTKLDYGYCHSSPGEIDEGTKSLLDILNRITVSPYFRYFKVNSAKPCPYWAVSLLCTSAENTCDVCKCDEHSIPEALRANEDMSELNTPDGSVAKTVLQPVNLEDWGDWVKADDGAEYVDLASNPEGNTGYSGPLAAQVWRAIYAENCLSSDIGGTCQELSILRTLLSGLHMSINIHVCTSFYKDPELSSPQRNAGIYNNPNISFFPNCEMYNKRIAPFPDFVGNLYILYQFTLRALAKSRSFFTNNVSIFNTGARGEATLTDLQLHDNIKELFNSRLLCSPTFDEGAFLESEKARSLIPQFKAMMLNVTRLMDCVTCEKCRIWGKLETKGIAVAMKVIMNPENERITLDRSEMVTLVNLARQLAFSVRNAQRLGLVCREDD; translated from the coding sequence ATGTGTCGAATGAATATCGAGGCTACTATTAAGTGCGCTTGCAGTGTGCTTCTCGTCCTGTTCCTTGTTTTCACGCACGAGGCACCGAAAACAACGGCTGGCCCTGCTGTGGACTTCGACAACCCCGTGAAGCCTCTGATTGTGCTGGACACTACAAAGCTGGACTATGGGTATTGCCACTCCTCCCCTGGTGAGATCGATGAAGGCACTAAATCACTTCTCGATATTCTCAACCGTATCACAGTATCACCTTACTTTCGCTATTTCAAGGTCAACAGCGCAAAACCGTGCCCTTACTGGGCAGTAAGCCTTTtgtgcaccagcgccgaAAACACCTGCGATGTGTGCAAATGTGACGAACATTCCATCCCGGAGGCCCTACGCGCCAATGAGGATATGAGCGAGCTCAACACCCCCGATGGCAGCGTTGCGAAGACAGTGCTTCAGCCTGTGAACCTTGAAGACTGGGGAGATTGGGTGAAAGCAGACGACGGGGCGGAGTACGTGGACCTGGCATCCAATCCCGAGGGCAACACAGGATACTCTGGTCCTCTTGCAGCGCAGGTGTGGCGTGCCATCTATGCCGAAAACTGCTTGTCGTCGGACATAGGCGGAACATGCCAGGAGTTGTCCATCCTGCGGACGCTGTTGAGCGGACTGCACATGTCCATCAACATTCACGTCTGCACGAGCTTTTACAAGGACCCCGAGCTTTCTTCACCTCAACGCAATGCTGGCATTTACAACAACCCAAATATTTCTTTCTTTCCAAACTGCGAGATGTACAACAAGCGTATCGCGCCGTTTCCTGACTTTGTGGGCAACTTGTATATTCTTTACCAGTTCACCCTTCGCGCACTCGCCAAGTCAAGATCGTTCTTCACTAATAACGTCAGCATCTTCAACACGGGTGCTAGAGGTGAGGCTACGCTTACCGACCTGCAGCTTCATGACAACATCAAAGAGCTGTTCAACTCACGCCTTCTATGCTCTCCCACCTTTGATGAGGGGGCGTTTCTTGAGTCTGAGAAGGCCCGGTCTCTGATCCCCCAGTTTAAAGCGATGATGCTGAACGTGACACGCCTGATGGACTGCGTGACGTGTGAGAAGTGTCGCATTTGGGGCAAATTGGAGACGAAAGGCATTGCAGTAGCAATGAAGGTCATAATGAACCCGGAGAATGAGCGGATCACTTTGGATAGATCGGAAATGGTGACATTGGTGAACCTTGCACGCCAGTTGGCGTTTTCCGTTCGCAACGCACAACGCCTTGGCTTAGTTTGCAGAGAAGATGATTAA
- a CDS encoding putative kinesin encodes MRRAEAIKHNNRVNVYVRVRAFREDETSGDMGQLAVNMDDSAVEVTVPKKGRFTFGFDGCFWSNDRACPSGKASASQEDVFDEVGRPLVENALAGYNAAVMAYGQTGSGKTYTSFGPPGSIGTSQEGLIPRVCNMIFSRAANSAQKGVTYTVSVSMLEVYLEDVFDLLNHRKQLSVRNDFTSNTFSVVGQKTVPVNSYMDVLAVLNKAEPLRTFAATSIHDHSSRAHTLFMLEVQTHFDAPDLAPRCAKILLADLAGSERIRLAGTEEGLAFEQARNINLSLLALGSCIEAVATRGRGNSRPIPEFRNSTLTKLLKDYIGGNSISTMMVTISPSERDANLSVQTLRFADRAKQITTHAHVNTVDPQQAKQDGSELGDRWRDEYLRKKEALYAEYQLKGTIEKLLARIAELEARLRECADDELALHLTTEIEELQKALTEADYQMGLQRQILYGEFLMLEDELRELNTKMQEMKEEHEEAMEGLLGEEAGRFEEMKRGYEARLRALQSESDAALAASTDEIAALRRLVAELQERLAAKETECADLADRLSALQAKYDADTCAGERARIELEAQLEESDKQLGELTERQARLNAAMESTAETLQETSAKLADTEETLQETSAKLADTEETLQETSAKLADTEETLQETSAKLADTEETLSAEIASLAEQLGVAHTLCEQQGAYMNQLLTYVSAAYNVTLDGMTEVQATAVADILRQCDYALRSVAQAASDEVEHVKEMYNMVDGNYKETAARLDILRRILGKIDQDVKEASVEIDAPERRQTCSLHPTPRRLGDVSNRENSMERKASMC; translated from the coding sequence ATGCGCCGCGCGGAGGCGATTAAGCACAACAACCGCGTGAAcgtgtacgtgcgcgtgcgcgcgttccGCGAAGACGAGACGAGCGGGGACATGGGTCAGCTGGCGGTGAACATGGACGACAGCGCTGTggaggtgacggtgccgaAGAAGGGCCGCTTCACGTTTGGGTTCGACGGCTGCTTCTGGAGCAACGACCGTGCATGCCCGTCTGGGaaggcgtcggcgtcgcagGAGGACGTGTTCGACGAGGTCGGGCGGCCGCTTGTGGAGAACGCGCTGGCGGGGTACAACGCTGCTGTGATGGCGTACGGGCAGACGGGGAGCGGGAAGACGTACACGTCGTTCGGGCCGCCGGGGTCGATCGGGACGTCGCAGGAGGGCCTGATTCCGCGCGTATGCAACATGATCTTCTCGCGCGCGGCAAACAGCGCGCAGAAGGGCGTGACGTACACGGTGTCTGTGTCGATGCTGGAGGTGTACCTGGAGGACGTGTTTGACCTGCTGAACCACCGCAAGCAGCTGAGTGTGCGGAACGACTTCACGAGCAACACGTTCAGCGTTGTTGGGCAGAAGACGGTGCCCGTGAACAGCTACATGGACGTGCTTGCGGTGCTGAACAAGGCCGAGCCGCTGCGGACGTTCGCGGCGACGAGCATCCACGACCACTcatcgcgcgcgcacacgctaTTCATGCTGGAGGTGCAGACGCACTTCGACGCGCCGGATCTTGCACCGCGGTGCGCGAAGATCCTGCTTGCGGATCTCGCAGGGAGCGAGCGGATCCGGCTTGCGGGAACGGAGGAGGGGCTTGCGTTCGAGCAGGCGCGCAACATCAacctgtcgctgctggcgctgggGTCGTGCATCGAGGCGGTTGCGACGCGTGGGCGGGGCAACTCGCGGCCGATCCCGGAGTTTCGCAACAGCACGCTGacgaagctgctgaaggaCTACATTGGCGGGAACAGCATCTCGACGATGATGGTGACGATCTCGCCGAGCGAGCGCGACGCGAACCTGTCTGTGCAGACGCTGCGGTTTGCTGACCGCGCGAAGCAGATcacgacgcacgcgcacgtgaaCACGGTGGACCCgcagcaggcgaagcaggacgGGAGCGAGCTGGGCGACCGGTGGCGCGACGAGTACCTGCGgaagaaggaggcgctgTACGCGGAGTACCAACTGAAGGGGACCATCGAGAAGCTGCTTGCGCGGATCGCGGAACTGGAGGCGAGGCTGCGTGAGTGCGCGGACGACGAGCTTGCGCTGCACCTGACGACGGAgatcgaggagctgcagaaggcgctgacggaggcgGACTACCAGAtggggctgcagcggcagatcCTGTACGGCGAGTTCCTGATGCTGGAGgacgagctgcgcgagctgaaTACGAAGATGCAGGAGATGAAGGAGGAgcacgaggaggcgatggaggGGCTTCTTGGCGAGGAGGCCGGGCGGTTCGAGGAGATGAAGCGCGGGTAcgaggcgcggctgcgcgcgctccagagcgagagcgacgcTGCGCTTGCTGCGTCCACGGACGAgatcgctgcgctgcggcgcctggtggcggagctgcaggagcgcctcGCGGCGAAGGAGACGGAGTGCGCAGACCTTGCGGACCGGCTGAGTGCGCTACAGGCGAAGTACGACGCTGACACTTGCGCcggcgagcgcgcgcgcattGAACTGGaagcgcagctggaggagtcGGATAAGCAACTGGGCGAGCTGACGGAGCGCCAGGCCCGGCTGAACGCGGCAATGGAGAGCACcgcggagacgctgcaggagacatccgcgaagctcgctgacaccgaggagacgctgcaggagacgtccgcgaagctcgctgacaccgaggagacgctgcaggagacgtccgcgaagctcgccgacaccgaggagacgctgcaggagacgtccgcgaagctcgctgacaccgaggagacgcttTCAGCGGAGATCGCGTCGTTGGCGGAGCAGCTTGGTGTGGCGCACACTTTATGTGAGCAGCAGGGCGCGTACATGAACCAGCTGCTGACGTACGTGAGCGCAGCATACAACGTGACTCTGGATGGGATGACGGAGGTGCAGGCGACAGCTGTGGCTGATATCCTGAGGCAGTGCGACTATGCACTTCGCTCTGTGGCGCAGGCTGCCAGTGACGAGGTGGAGCACGTAAAGGAGATGTACAATATGGTCGACGGCAACTACAAggagacggcagcgcgctTGGATATACTGCGCCGCATTCTGGGAAAGATCGATCAGGATGTCAAGGAGGCGAGCGTGGAGATCGACGCAccggagcggcggcagaccTGCTCTTTAcacccgacgccgcggcgcttgGGCGACGTCTCGAACCGCGAGAACAGCATGGAACGGAAGGCATCCATGTGTTAG